One part of the Paenibacillus silvisoli genome encodes these proteins:
- a CDS encoding type 2 periplasmic-binding domain-containing protein, which produces MKRQRMMMLLLVSVLLVATILSGCGKNEEPANAGESQGNANTSTTPAASNEEEPSEPVTIKWVRAANEQDPAKDRILLELQKRTNTKIEIISIPNDQFANKISLMIASGEEFDLATVDAGKAMIEWAKNDLIYSYDEFLGSGKYPHINAVINADVYKGFKIDGKSYFKPLGLAPMQWGWIIRQDWLDNLGLKMPTTIEEFYKVIKAFKEDDPDKNGKDDTYGIYTRASGMSDPSISQLGQFINRAYAIAGRTDNWVTMQDGSITRFEASPYAKQSAGFFKKLVDENLINKDWLSLKPDGAQGPESDDFGAGKYGIAVTSKPDLFVQKAQFVNPNAKIAYLPPLQGENGTPANSGHSGGFWRGTVIPKTSKNAEKVMELIEYTHTKEGRELTLFGIEGTHFTDVKEENGNRIYTINEEEMAKDWDTNKNGFLYPLSWGAMNYFEYGYIPIEENNFDYDKAFTNLQPWITAEMATGSFPNWFAINSKYSIAPPLMNVFDDKLLGDQGKLRSTYGEGWLKAVMSKDFEKDWNELQQKWLAAGGQDIIAYGQEYYKTHQ; this is translated from the coding sequence TTGAAAAGACAGAGAATGATGATGCTGCTGCTGGTGTCCGTACTGCTTGTCGCTACGATCCTGAGCGGATGCGGAAAGAATGAAGAGCCGGCCAATGCCGGCGAAAGCCAGGGAAATGCGAATACGAGCACAACCCCGGCCGCTTCGAACGAAGAGGAGCCAAGCGAACCGGTAACGATCAAATGGGTGCGCGCGGCAAACGAGCAGGACCCGGCCAAGGACCGTATCCTGCTGGAGCTGCAAAAAAGAACGAACACGAAAATCGAAATCATTAGCATTCCGAACGACCAATTTGCCAACAAAATCAGCCTCATGATCGCATCGGGAGAGGAGTTCGACTTGGCAACGGTTGATGCCGGCAAGGCCATGATCGAATGGGCCAAAAATGATTTGATTTATTCGTACGATGAATTTTTGGGAAGCGGCAAGTACCCTCACATCAATGCAGTGATCAACGCGGACGTTTACAAGGGCTTCAAAATCGACGGCAAATCTTATTTCAAGCCGCTGGGGCTTGCTCCGATGCAGTGGGGATGGATTATCCGGCAAGATTGGCTGGATAACCTAGGCCTTAAGATGCCAACGACGATCGAGGAATTTTACAAGGTCATCAAAGCCTTTAAAGAAGACGATCCGGACAAGAACGGCAAAGACGATACCTATGGGATTTATACAAGGGCAAGCGGCATGTCCGATCCTTCCATTAGCCAGCTTGGCCAATTTATTAACAGAGCCTACGCGATTGCCGGACGGACGGACAATTGGGTAACGATGCAGGACGGAAGCATTACCCGCTTCGAAGCTTCCCCATATGCGAAGCAATCCGCCGGTTTCTTTAAGAAGCTGGTCGATGAAAATCTGATTAACAAGGATTGGTTGAGCTTGAAGCCGGACGGTGCCCAAGGTCCGGAGTCCGATGATTTCGGCGCCGGCAAATATGGCATCGCGGTTACCTCCAAACCTGACTTGTTTGTTCAAAAGGCGCAGTTCGTCAATCCTAACGCGAAGATCGCGTATCTTCCTCCGCTTCAAGGCGAGAACGGCACTCCTGCCAACTCCGGTCATTCCGGCGGCTTCTGGAGAGGAACGGTCATCCCTAAGACTTCCAAAAACGCCGAGAAAGTAATGGAGCTCATCGAATATACGCATACGAAGGAAGGCCGGGAGCTTACGCTGTTCGGTATAGAGGGAACCCATTTCACCGATGTGAAAGAGGAGAATGGCAACCGGATTTATACGATTAATGAAGAGGAAATGGCCAAGGATTGGGATACGAACAAAAACGGTTTCTTGTATCCGCTGTCCTGGGGCGCGATGAACTATTTCGAATACGGCTACATTCCGATCGAAGAAAATAACTTCGATTACGACAAAGCGTTCACGAATCTGCAGCCTTGGATTACGGCAGAAATGGCGACAGGCTCATTCCCGAACTGGTTTGCCATCAACTCCAAATATTCGATCGCTCCTCCGTTAATGAACGTTTTCGATGACAAGCTGCTTGGAGACCAGGGCAAGCTTAGATCCACGTATGGAGAAGGCTGGCTGAAGGCAGTCATGAGCAAAGATTTCGAGAAGGACTGGAATGAGCTGCAGCAGAAGTGGCTTGCCGCGGGCGGTCAAGATATTATCGCTTACGGTCAGGAATACTACAAAACGCATCAATAA
- a CDS encoding carbohydrate ABC transporter permease: MSIQNKFTWTDMFIYFVLAAGSLMIFIPLWRILVISFSAQEVYLLDNYNLIPKSFSLTEYKRAFGNIGGIANALFNTVKITALGTTISMLLTSLGAYALSKSDLPGRNMMFRFLIFTMFFSGGLVPFYVLVRNLDFIDTIWSLVLPTAVSTYNLIIMKNYFASLPPSLEEAAKIDGYNDIQILFKIIIPISAPVFAAVSLFYGVALWNDYFLATLFINSNELFPLQVILRQMIIQDMVTAEVGISTTGSNMEQFKMACIVIGMVPVLVIYPFVQKYFTKGIMLGAVKE, translated from the coding sequence GTGTCTATACAAAACAAATTTACATGGACGGATATGTTCATCTATTTCGTGCTCGCTGCGGGATCGTTAATGATATTCATCCCTTTATGGAGAATTTTGGTTATCTCGTTTTCCGCGCAAGAGGTGTATTTACTGGATAACTATAACTTGATTCCGAAGAGCTTTAGTCTTACCGAGTACAAGAGAGCGTTCGGTAACATCGGAGGGATTGCGAACGCTTTATTCAATACCGTGAAAATTACGGCGCTGGGAACGACCATCAGCATGCTCCTTACTAGTCTCGGCGCTTACGCGCTGTCCAAGTCCGACCTGCCGGGCAGAAACATGATGTTCCGTTTCTTGATCTTCACGATGTTCTTTAGCGGCGGCTTGGTTCCGTTCTACGTGCTGGTAAGAAACCTGGATTTCATCGATACGATTTGGTCCCTTGTGCTGCCTACAGCTGTGTCGACCTATAACCTGATCATTATGAAAAACTATTTCGCCAGTCTCCCTCCAAGCTTGGAAGAGGCGGCGAAGATCGACGGCTATAACGACATTCAAATTTTGTTCAAGATCATTATTCCGATTTCCGCGCCGGTGTTTGCCGCAGTCAGCTTGTTTTACGGCGTCGCCTTATGGAACGACTACTTCCTGGCCACGTTGTTCATTAATTCCAATGAATTGTTTCCGCTTCAGGTCATTCTACGGCAGATGATTATTCAGGACATGGTGACGGCGGAGGTTGGCATATCGACGACGGGATCGAATATGGAGCAGTTCAAAATGGCCTGCATCGTGATCGGCATGGTTCCCGTGCTCGTCATCTATCCGTTCGTACAGAAGTACTTTACCAAAGGCATTATGCTAGGTGCGGTAAAGGAATAG